A single window of Flagellimonas maritima DNA harbors:
- the murI gene encoding glutamate racemase, with the protein MLKPIGIFDSGVGGTSIWKEINKQLPYESTVYLADSKNAPYGIKSNEEILRLSIKNTEFLLQKDCKLIVVACNTATTNAIDYLRAYYSIPFIGIEPAIKPAALQTKTKKIGVLATKGTLSSSLFHNTSKLFAEGITVIEQEGAGLVELIEAGQIDSRKIEDLLKKYIDPMLEKNIDSLVLGCTHYPYLVPILKKMLPSKIKIIDSGEAVARQTKAVLMKNRSLELENNIPTHTFYSNSNLNVLKNLMDNYDVSIVYKDF; encoded by the coding sequence ATGCTCAAACCTATAGGTATTTTTGATTCTGGAGTAGGGGGAACTTCTATTTGGAAAGAAATAAACAAACAACTTCCTTATGAGAGTACAGTTTATCTAGCAGATAGTAAAAATGCACCTTATGGAATAAAATCCAATGAAGAAATATTGCGTTTGAGCATAAAGAATACCGAATTTCTTCTTCAAAAAGATTGTAAACTTATTGTGGTCGCCTGTAATACGGCCACCACTAATGCAATCGATTATTTAAGGGCCTATTATAGCATTCCATTTATTGGTATTGAACCGGCAATAAAACCGGCAGCCCTTCAAACAAAAACAAAAAAAATAGGAGTTTTAGCTACAAAAGGCACTTTGTCCAGTAGCTTGTTCCATAATACTTCAAAACTATTTGCCGAAGGGATCACCGTAATCGAACAAGAAGGAGCCGGGTTGGTAGAATTGATAGAAGCTGGTCAAATCGACTCAAGAAAAATAGAGGACTTATTAAAAAAATACATTGACCCAATGCTTGAAAAGAATATAGATAGCCTTGTTTTAGGATGTACACATTACCCATATCTAGTACCGATACTTAAAAAAATGCTGCCCAGCAAAATCAAAATTATAGATTCTGGAGAAGCAGTTGCAAGGCAAACAAAGGCGGTACTAATGAAAAATAGGTCATTGGAATTGGAAAATAACATACCTACGCATACTTTCTATTCCAATTCAAATTTGAATGTGCTAAAAAATTTAATGGATAATTATGATGTCTCAATAGTTTACAAAGATTTTTAG
- a CDS encoding dihydrofolate reductase, whose amino-acid sequence MKQFIIIAAAGENNALGINNDLPWHLPDDFKRFKNLTTGHKIIMGRKTLESFAKALPNREHIVITRDKDYIPKFECTVVHSLEHALDLAANEDKSFIIGGGQIYEQAMEFATDIELTRIHSSFEADTFFPEIDKNIWSLVKEEYHPKDGKHAYNFTYLTYRRQ is encoded by the coding sequence GTGAAGCAATTTATCATTATTGCAGCTGCCGGAGAAAACAATGCCCTTGGTATCAACAACGATTTACCTTGGCATTTGCCAGATGATTTTAAGCGATTTAAGAATCTAACAACAGGGCATAAAATCATTATGGGCCGCAAAACCCTTGAAAGCTTCGCCAAAGCTTTACCAAACAGGGAACATATTGTGATTACCCGTGATAAAGATTATATTCCCAAATTTGAATGTACCGTAGTTCATTCTTTGGAGCATGCTTTGGATTTGGCTGCCAATGAGGATAAATCCTTTATTATAGGAGGGGGGCAGATTTACGAACAAGCCATGGAATTTGCTACGGATATTGAGCTGACCCGAATACATAGTTCTTTTGAAGCTGATACATTTTTTCCCGAAATCGATAAAAACATCTGGAGTCTGGTCAAAGAAGAGTATCATCCAAAAGATGGGAAACACGCCTATAATTTTACCTATTTGACCTATCGCAGACAATAG
- a CDS encoding 2TM domain-containing protein codes for MLSKKKQKNPVDIEQHEFLENAQRRVRQKKKLFSHFVIFLIGSVFLVLTNKILKYGEPYDWSIWIILFWAFLLFVHIFNVFVTHKFMGQYWERQQREKLVSKQKQRIAEIQKEIDTDFPLSQINKKKEL; via the coding sequence ATGTTATCAAAAAAGAAGCAAAAGAATCCCGTTGATATAGAGCAGCATGAGTTTTTGGAAAATGCGCAAAGACGCGTCCGTCAAAAAAAGAAGTTGTTCTCCCATTTTGTTATTTTTCTAATCGGTAGCGTTTTTCTGGTATTGACCAATAAAATCTTAAAATATGGCGAGCCCTATGATTGGTCTATATGGATCATTCTGTTTTGGGCTTTTTTATTGTTCGTCCATATATTCAATGTTTTTGTGACCCATAAGTTTATGGGACAGTATTGGGAGCGCCAACAAAGGGAAAAATTAGTGAGCAAGCAAAAGCAGCGCATTGCGGAGATACAAAAGGAAATAGATACTGATTTTCCTTTGTCCCAAATCAATAAAAAAAAAGAGCTGTGA
- a CDS encoding aminotransferase class V-fold PLP-dependent enzyme has protein sequence MQNLRKKFPVLNQCIYANTAATGLLNEDLMEWRQEHDLDYLIGGSEMKMKSFEAMSDIKATVGDFFNCKWENVALVPNFTLGLNMLLDGLPDNKNVLLLENDYPSLNWPFETRNFKTQYVEIDEKLEDSILEKVKTGHIDILALSLVQWLNGIKIDLDFLKNLKKEFPDLLIIADGTQFCGTQDFDFQASGVDVLVASTYKWLLSGFGNAFVLVKEKAKEHFKLKHIGYASVGGDSTKRENIPFCKHLEPGHLDSLNFGSLQFSLNFLKDIGIHHITAQLEKLSTKAKTGFSSLGLLEEKVVLRNMHSTIFNIKGDKELFKKLEQENIVCALRGNGIRLSFHFYNTENEIDAIMDILKS, from the coding sequence ATGCAAAACTTAAGAAAAAAATTTCCAGTACTAAATCAATGTATTTATGCCAACACGGCGGCGACTGGATTATTGAATGAAGATTTAATGGAATGGCGGCAAGAACATGATTTGGATTATTTGATCGGCGGCAGTGAAATGAAAATGAAAAGTTTTGAGGCCATGTCTGACATTAAAGCTACCGTTGGAGATTTTTTTAACTGTAAATGGGAAAATGTTGCTTTGGTGCCAAATTTTACATTGGGTCTAAATATGCTTTTGGATGGATTGCCAGACAATAAGAACGTACTTTTATTGGAGAACGATTATCCCTCTTTGAACTGGCCTTTTGAAACCAGAAACTTCAAAACACAATACGTTGAGATCGATGAAAAACTGGAAGATAGCATCCTTGAAAAGGTAAAAACAGGGCATATAGATATTTTGGCGCTTAGCTTGGTGCAATGGTTGAACGGTATTAAAATTGACTTGGACTTTTTGAAAAACCTCAAAAAAGAATTTCCTGACCTTTTGATAATTGCGGATGGCACTCAATTTTGTGGTACCCAAGATTTTGATTTTCAAGCTTCCGGTGTCGATGTACTTGTAGCCAGTACCTATAAATGGCTTTTATCAGGATTTGGTAACGCTTTTGTTTTGGTAAAAGAAAAAGCCAAAGAACATTTTAAACTTAAACATATTGGCTATGCTTCAGTAGGTGGTGACAGTACCAAAAGAGAGAACATTCCATTTTGTAAACATTTGGAACCGGGACATTTGGATTCTCTAAACTTTGGAAGTTTACAATTCTCGCTCAATTTTTTGAAAGATATCGGTATCCACCATATCACAGCTCAATTGGAAAAATTATCGACTAAAGCCAAAACTGGTTTTTCGTCATTGGGACTCCTCGAAGAAAAAGTCGTACTTAGAAATATGCACAGCACTATTTTTAATATAAAGGGGGATAAAGAACTTTTTAAGAAGTTGGAACAGGAAAATATAGTCTGCGCGCTGCGCGGAAATGGAATTCGGTTGAGTTTTCACTTTTATAACACCGAAAACGAGATTGATGCCATTATGGATATACTTAAATCCTAA
- a CDS encoding isoamylase early set domain-containing protein: MAIKKQYLKSKPICKVTFTVPAEEAKKVAVVGDFNNWNPKGSTLRKLKNGTFKGTFELPKENTYEFRYLVDGAYMNDSEADRFQWNDYAGTENAVLEV; encoded by the coding sequence ATGGCAATAAAAAAACAGTACCTTAAAAGCAAACCGATTTGTAAAGTTACCTTCACCGTACCTGCCGAAGAAGCAAAAAAAGTAGCAGTTGTTGGTGATTTCAATAATTGGAATCCAAAAGGGAGTACATTGAGAAAACTAAAAAATGGCACCTTCAAGGGTACCTTTGAGCTTCCAAAAGAAAACACATATGAGTTTAGATACTTGGTAGATGGAGCATATATGAACGATTCCGAAGCAGATCGTTTTCAATGGAACGATTATGCAGGAACAGAAAATGCTGTTTTGGAAGTATAA
- a CDS encoding DUF427 domain-containing protein codes for MKAIWNNTVIAESNDTVVIENNHYFPEDSIKKEFFRPSDTHTTCPWKGVASYYSLEVDGKENTDAAWYYPETSELARSIKGKVAFWKGVTIEA; via the coding sequence ATGAAAGCAATTTGGAACAACACAGTTATAGCTGAAAGCAACGATACCGTGGTTATAGAGAACAATCACTATTTCCCGGAGGATAGTATTAAAAAGGAATTTTTTAGACCGAGCGATACACATACCACGTGCCCTTGGAAAGGTGTTGCCTCTTACTACTCTTTGGAAGTGGATGGAAAAGAAAATACCGATGCTGCTTGGTACTACCCAGAAACCAGTGAACTTGCCAGATCTATAAAGGGGAAAGTGGCCTTTTGGAAAGGAGTCACCATTGAGGCTTAG
- the egtD gene encoding L-histidine N(alpha)-methyltransferase, protein MQDNETTTFTSTFEQEVYEGLTAYPKHLSSKYFYDETGDKLFQDIMAMPEYYLTDCEFNILEENKNEIAALFGKNEEPFSLFELGAGDGKKTKILLRHFVEKGIPFDYRPIDISQNALDKLEESLKKEIPQVEINTLQGTYFDTLRDIGNTNDRKKIILFLGSNIGNLLHPQAVEFLKNMRDSVNEGDLIFMGFDQKKNPQAILDAYNDKTGITEAFNKNILARINKEMDADFDLDKFLHWEVYDPETGTAKSYLVSKEEQEVFIESLELQVRLKAWETIHTEISQKYDDAIVEWLAKKAGLEIITEFTDSKQDYKNYVFKKNT, encoded by the coding sequence ATGCAAGACAACGAAACAACAACGTTCACCTCAACTTTTGAGCAAGAGGTTTATGAGGGATTGACAGCATACCCAAAACATTTATCCTCCAAATATTTCTATGATGAAACAGGCGACAAGCTATTCCAGGATATTATGGCAATGCCAGAGTATTATTTAACGGATTGCGAGTTCAATATCTTGGAAGAAAATAAGAACGAAATCGCAGCGCTATTTGGAAAGAACGAAGAACCCTTCAGTCTTTTTGAACTTGGAGCGGGTGACGGCAAGAAGACAAAAATACTGCTGCGCCATTTTGTAGAAAAAGGGATTCCTTTTGATTATAGGCCCATAGACATTAGTCAAAACGCACTGGACAAATTAGAGGAATCTTTGAAAAAAGAAATTCCACAAGTTGAGATAAATACGCTACAAGGCACTTATTTTGATACACTACGTGATATTGGCAATACCAACGATAGAAAAAAAATTATTCTTTTTCTAGGTTCAAACATCGGGAATCTGTTGCATCCACAAGCGGTTGAATTCTTAAAAAACATGAGGGATTCGGTCAATGAAGGGGATTTAATTTTTATGGGCTTTGACCAAAAGAAAAATCCGCAGGCCATATTGGATGCCTATAATGATAAAACTGGTATCACCGAAGCATTCAATAAGAATATCTTGGCCCGTATAAACAAGGAAATGGATGCAGATTTTGACTTGGACAAATTTCTACATTGGGAGGTTTATGATCCAGAAACGGGAACGGCGAAAAGCTATCTGGTATCAAAAGAAGAACAGGAAGTTTTTATTGAAAGCTTGGAACTGCAAGTACGGCTAAAAGCTTGGGAAACCATCCATACTGAAATTTCCCAAAAATATGATGATGCTATTGTAGAGTGGCTAGCCAAAAAAGCGGGACTTGAAATAATAACGGAGTTTACCGACTCTAAACAAGACTATAAAAATTACGTTTTTAAAAAAAATACATGA
- the egtB gene encoding ergothioneine biosynthesis protein EgtB has protein sequence MILTDSLLGLFLETRKHSEDICQPLEIEDYVVQPVVDVSPPKWHLGHTTWFFEEFILKPYATNYTLFDEDFSFVFNSYYETVGKRVVRSDRGNLSRPSVKKVYEYRNYVTESIKKLFETDQTDEVNSVLEIGIHHEKQHQELLLTDIKYILGNNPLLPIYSNTFNDHPIETHQQDWISIEEGVYDIGYDSNDFCYDNELGKHKVYLHSYEISNKLVTNGDYIEFIKAGGYQRFDIWHAEGWDWVNQNQVLSPLYWHKIDGEWYHYTSQGLQKVKEEAPLTHISYFEAFAYAQWKGYRLPTEFEWEGAQSFFPWGKRWEWTESAYLPYPNYQKADGALGEYNGKFMVSQKVLRGGSVATPKKHTRHTYRNFFHPQLRWQFTGLRLAR, from the coding sequence ATGATTCTTACCGATTCCCTTTTGGGTCTTTTTTTAGAGACCCGAAAGCACTCTGAGGATATTTGTCAACCTTTAGAAATTGAAGATTATGTCGTTCAGCCCGTGGTGGATGTAAGTCCACCCAAATGGCATTTGGGACATACCACTTGGTTCTTTGAAGAGTTTATCCTAAAACCTTATGCAACGAATTACACTTTGTTTGACGAAGATTTCTCTTTTGTCTTTAACAGCTATTATGAAACTGTTGGTAAAAGGGTGGTACGTTCAGACAGGGGAAATCTATCCAGACCATCTGTAAAAAAGGTATATGAATATCGAAATTATGTTACGGAGAGTATTAAAAAGTTATTTGAAACCGATCAGACCGATGAGGTGAATTCAGTTTTGGAAATTGGAATCCATCATGAAAAACAACATCAAGAGTTATTGTTGACAGATATTAAATATATTTTGGGCAACAATCCGTTATTGCCCATATATTCAAATACTTTCAATGACCACCCCATAGAAACACATCAGCAAGATTGGATTTCCATTGAAGAAGGAGTTTACGACATCGGATATGACTCCAATGATTTCTGTTATGACAATGAATTGGGGAAGCACAAAGTGTATTTGCATTCTTATGAAATCTCCAATAAGTTGGTTACCAATGGGGACTATATCGAATTTATAAAAGCCGGTGGCTACCAGCGTTTTGATATCTGGCATGCAGAAGGATGGGATTGGGTTAATCAGAATCAAGTCTTATCACCGCTATATTGGCATAAAATTGATGGCGAATGGTATCATTATACTTCCCAAGGTCTCCAAAAAGTAAAAGAAGAAGCACCACTCACCCATATTTCCTACTTTGAAGCTTTTGCCTACGCGCAATGGAAAGGTTATCGGCTTCCCACTGAATTTGAATGGGAAGGTGCACAATCCTTCTTTCCTTGGGGCAAACGTTGGGAATGGACTGAAAGTGCCTATCTGCCCTACCCAAACTATCAAAAAGCAGACGGAGCACTTGGTGAATATAACGGTAAGTTCATGGTAAGCCAGAAAGTACTTAGGGGAGGCTCTGTGGCCACTCCCAAAAAGCATACGAGACACACCTATAGAAATTTTTTCCACCCCCAATTAAGATGGCAGTTCACCGGTTTAAGGTTGGCCAGATAA
- a CDS encoding sensor histidine kinase: MKNSILSVRFILKLTLSFLAILLLAGIGYTISSIYLSNKYFNETTQRLHANLAQDLIDEKFKDTHPFDSTGSINKALFGDIMHDMMAVNRAIEVYLLDKEGNVQYSVVLDHDAPETKQKKVDLAPIQKFINEKGANYILGDDPKDVSKQTIFSAAQFNKDEHEGYVYIILAGEDFLATRSDLFNSYFMRLGLGGSILTLIFATMLGILAIWYLTRSLRKIIYAAKRFQEGDLEYRIENAEKTDLANVATTYNSMADTILSDIEKIKSVEQLRQELIANISHDLRTPLSVIQGYIETLHMKDAELSSEERNEYLKIISRSSERLSKLISQLFEYSKLEANQIQPEKEPFLISELANDIHRNYSILAEQKHIDLKLSMQEDVPLVFADISLVERAIQNLMDNALKFTPEGGEVIVKIATVDNRVEITIKDSGPGIQLENHALVFERYRQTKVGQEKEGTGLGLAIVKKIMEIHNSSIKVFSKPNEGTSFSFSLPVYSVN, from the coding sequence ATGAAAAACAGTATACTATCCGTTAGATTCATCTTAAAGCTCACACTTTCGTTTTTGGCCATTCTTTTGCTGGCAGGTATTGGTTATACCATCTCATCCATATACCTTTCCAACAAATATTTCAACGAGACCACCCAACGTCTACATGCAAATCTGGCCCAAGACCTAATCGATGAAAAATTTAAGGATACACATCCGTTTGACTCTACAGGCTCTATAAATAAAGCATTATTTGGGGATATTATGCACGATATGATGGCCGTAAACAGAGCTATTGAGGTGTATTTGCTGGATAAAGAAGGTAACGTCCAGTACTCCGTAGTGCTTGATCATGATGCCCCTGAAACGAAACAGAAAAAAGTGGATTTAGCACCAATTCAAAAATTTATCAACGAAAAAGGAGCTAATTATATTCTAGGTGACGACCCAAAAGATGTATCCAAACAGACCATTTTTTCAGCTGCCCAATTTAATAAAGATGAACATGAAGGCTATGTCTACATCATTCTTGCAGGTGAAGATTTTTTGGCCACGCGCAGTGATCTCTTTAATAGTTATTTTATGAGATTGGGTCTGGGCGGTTCAATCTTAACCTTGATTTTTGCAACTATGCTTGGAATTCTTGCCATTTGGTACCTGACCCGAAGTCTGCGAAAAATCATTTATGCGGCAAAACGCTTTCAAGAAGGAGATTTGGAGTATCGTATCGAAAATGCGGAAAAAACAGATTTGGCGAATGTGGCCACTACCTACAATAGCATGGCCGATACTATTTTATCCGATATTGAAAAAATCAAGTCCGTGGAACAGCTTCGGCAAGAATTGATAGCGAACATCTCGCACGATCTCAGGACACCGCTTTCAGTAATTCAAGGCTATATTGAAACATTGCATATGAAAGATGCTGAACTTTCTTCCGAAGAACGAAATGAATATTTAAAAATTATTTCACGAAGCAGTGAACGGCTCTCCAAATTGATTTCCCAACTATTTGAATATTCAAAATTGGAAGCCAACCAAATTCAACCTGAAAAAGAACCTTTCTTGATCAGTGAACTGGCCAATGATATCCATAGAAATTATTCCATTCTTGCAGAACAGAAGCATATCGATTTAAAATTATCCATGCAAGAAGATGTTCCCTTGGTTTTTGCAGATATTTCCTTGGTTGAGCGGGCCATTCAAAATCTAATGGACAACGCCTTAAAATTTACCCCTGAGGGTGGTGAAGTTATCGTAAAAATAGCTACTGTTGATAATCGCGTAGAAATCACGATAAAAGATTCCGGGCCTGGAATACAATTGGAAAATCATGCATTGGTTTTTGAGCGCTATCGCCAAACAAAGGTTGGTCAAGAAAAAGAAGGTACGGGTCTGGGCTTGGCAATAGTTAAAAAGATTATGGAGATACACAACAGCAGTATCAAAGTTTTTAGCAAACCAAATGAAGGTACTTCCTTTAGTTTTAGTCTTCCGGTTTATTCGGTAAACTAA
- a CDS encoding response regulator transcription factor, whose product MKKVLIVEDDIEIIRLLEIHLKDLGCNILTATRGDVGLRKAINENPDLIILDVMLPEMDGIEICQKIRAKNIKSPILMLTARSEEIDKVLGLEVGADDYLTKPFSVREFIARVKAIFRRQKMDIAEQTLNKNPKLMRFDMLSINIDMRKVLLDGEKIELSPKEFELLVLLSSNPGKSYDRSKLLNMIWGYDFKGYEHTVNSHINRLRSKIEPDMSNPKFILTTWGVGYKFNEELIGA is encoded by the coding sequence ATGAAGAAAGTCTTAATTGTTGAAGACGATATTGAAATCATCCGCCTTTTAGAAATACATCTTAAGGATTTGGGCTGTAACATCCTAACGGCAACCAGAGGTGATGTTGGACTTAGAAAGGCAATCAATGAAAATCCCGATCTCATTATTTTGGATGTGATGCTTCCGGAAATGGATGGTATTGAAATTTGTCAAAAAATACGGGCCAAAAATATAAAATCCCCTATCCTTATGCTCACGGCACGTTCTGAAGAGATAGATAAAGTACTGGGACTAGAGGTTGGCGCAGACGATTATCTGACCAAGCCATTCAGTGTTCGCGAATTCATAGCTAGGGTAAAGGCCATTTTTAGAAGACAGAAAATGGATATTGCAGAGCAGACTTTGAACAAGAATCCAAAACTTATGCGGTTTGATATGCTATCGATAAACATCGACATGCGCAAAGTGCTTTTGGATGGAGAAAAAATAGAACTGTCCCCAAAAGAATTTGAACTTTTAGTGCTTTTATCTTCCAACCCCGGAAAGAGCTATGATCGCTCCAAGCTGCTGAACATGATTTGGGGCTATGACTTTAAGGGCTACGAGCATACCGTAAACTCGCATATTAACCGGTTACGTTCCAAAATTGAGCCCGATATGAGCAATCCAAAATTTATTTTGACCACTTGGGGCGTGGGTTACAAGTTCAATGAAGAACTCATAGGCGCTTAA
- a CDS encoding SRPBCC domain-containing protein, producing MKTINWKICLNTDSKSVFNLLTTSEGRKSFWAEDAKDNGNIIHFVFPNGETYDSKILKVSPNKEFHIDYFDSLVKFKIESTKNDSCDLFLINKGVNESDYNEVHSGWVSVLMNLKAVVDFGCDLRNHDVKKTWDQGYVNN from the coding sequence ATGAAAACAATTAATTGGAAAATATGCCTGAATACCGATTCTAAATCAGTCTTTAATTTGCTGACCACTTCAGAAGGTCGGAAAAGTTTTTGGGCCGAAGATGCCAAAGACAATGGCAATATCATTCATTTTGTTTTTCCCAATGGCGAAACTTATGACAGTAAAATTCTAAAAGTCAGTCCAAATAAGGAATTTCATATCGACTATTTTGATTCGCTGGTAAAATTCAAAATTGAATCTACCAAAAACGATAGTTGTGATTTGTTCTTGATCAATAAAGGAGTAAACGAAAGCGATTATAATGAAGTACATTCAGGTTGGGTTTCGGTGCTTATGAATCTAAAAGCGGTAGTAGATTTTGGTTGCGACCTAAGAAACCATGACGTAAAAAAAACTTGGGATCAAGGTTATGTAAACAATTAA
- a CDS encoding cupin domain-containing protein produces MSGKATFEIEDKVIEIDKGSGIHIPPKTKHRILNRQSENLEFIVISEPTTRGDRYDDPFEQEV; encoded by the coding sequence TTGAGTGGAAAAGCTACTTTTGAGATAGAAGATAAAGTTATTGAAATTGATAAAGGAAGCGGAATACATATTCCTCCGAAAACAAAACACCGAATCCTGAATCGCCAATCCGAAAACTTGGAATTTATCGTTATTTCAGAACCTACAACCAGGGGAGACAGATATGATGACCCTTTTGAACAAGAAGTTTAA
- a CDS encoding acyltransferase family protein — protein MGKRLYYIDWLRVLAFLTLILFHCAVPFVENYTWEINNKETSPWITRIIWWTHQWRLPLLFFIAGVGVRFSLKRRSILTFFGERTLRLLIPLAFAIFFVTPIQVYFEWMQNGRINMNFLDFYPQVYNIIPYPEGAFTWSHMWFVAYLFVFTILLLPFFSLAKIKWFSHNKSRLNIFFSWPIAHLLLSVPFIIYFYTLYIDWPEQGSLIDDWFVFTTSITFYYFGFLFSAIDSFWKSCLKYRRFFMCIALTMATILFIKYYWNWELNKPKEENLDLYVYGFFNGIHIWTVILTSIGYAMKYLNCSNTYLSYLNKAIYPFYILHQAVIVASGYYVLQLSISIGLKLLLLIMICVITIWALYHFIIRKTAISRLLFGMKWKNENDTKPEVIP, from the coding sequence ATGGGCAAGCGTCTTTATTACATTGATTGGTTGAGAGTTTTAGCATTTTTGACACTTATTTTATTTCATTGCGCGGTCCCTTTTGTCGAAAACTATACTTGGGAAATCAATAATAAGGAAACTTCACCTTGGATAACTAGGATAATTTGGTGGACGCATCAATGGCGACTTCCCTTATTATTTTTTATAGCCGGAGTTGGGGTTAGATTTTCATTGAAAAGACGCTCTATTTTGACTTTTTTTGGAGAAAGAACTTTACGGTTATTGATTCCTCTTGCGTTTGCCATATTTTTTGTTACTCCAATTCAAGTATACTTTGAATGGATGCAAAACGGCAGAATCAACATGAATTTCTTGGATTTCTATCCACAGGTCTATAATATTATTCCTTATCCAGAAGGTGCATTTACTTGGAGTCACATGTGGTTTGTTGCATATTTATTTGTTTTTACAATTTTATTGCTGCCATTTTTTTCACTGGCAAAAATTAAATGGTTCAGTCATAATAAATCAAGATTAAATATATTTTTCTCTTGGCCAATTGCTCATTTGCTTCTATCCGTACCATTTATTATTTATTTCTATACACTATATATTGATTGGCCAGAACAAGGTAGTTTGATAGATGATTGGTTTGTATTTACTACTTCAATTACCTTTTATTACTTTGGATTCCTTTTCAGTGCGATTGATTCTTTTTGGAAATCTTGCTTAAAATACAGGAGATTTTTTATGTGTATAGCGCTTACAATGGCTACTATTTTATTTATAAAGTACTATTGGAATTGGGAACTGAACAAACCTAAAGAAGAAAATTTAGATTTATATGTGTATGGATTTTTCAATGGAATCCATATTTGGACGGTAATCTTAACATCCATTGGATATGCAATGAAATATCTGAATTGTTCCAACACTTATTTGAGTTACTTGAATAAAGCCATTTATCCATTTTATATACTTCATCAGGCAGTAATTGTCGCTTCAGGTTATTATGTTCTTCAATTAAGTATAAGTATAGGTTTGAAGTTATTATTGTTGATTATGATATGTGTAATTACTATCTGGGCTTTGTACCATTTTATTATCAGAAAAACAGCAATAAGCAGATTATTATTTGGGATGAAGTGGAAAAATGAAAACGATACTAAACCTGAAGTTATTCCCTAA
- a CDS encoding thymidylate synthase produces the protein MKQYHDLLKHVLEHGNQKGDRTGTGTISVFGYQMRFDLSEGFPMVTTKKLHLKSIVHELLWFLKGDTNVGYLQENGVRIWNEWADENGNLGPVYGYQWRNWNGEEIDQIKELVSTLKSNPNSRRMLVSAWNPSVLPDTSISFSENVAQGKAALPPCHAFFQFYVADGKLSCQLYQRSADIFLGVPFNIASYALFTLMIAQVCGYQPGDFIHTFGDAHIYNNHMEQVELQLSREPRSLPKMKLNPTVKDIFDFTFDDFELVDYNPHPHIKGVVAV, from the coding sequence ATGAAACAATACCACGACTTACTGAAACATGTTTTGGAACACGGAAATCAGAAGGGAGACCGTACAGGAACAGGAACTATTAGCGTTTTTGGCTATCAAATGCGATTTGACCTTTCGGAAGGATTTCCTATGGTGACCACCAAAAAGCTGCATTTAAAATCCATTGTGCATGAACTGCTATGGTTTTTAAAAGGAGATACCAATGTGGGTTATCTACAAGAAAACGGGGTGCGTATCTGGAACGAGTGGGCCGATGAGAACGGTAATCTGGGACCCGTTTACGGATACCAATGGCGCAATTGGAACGGCGAAGAAATAGATCAGATCAAGGAATTGGTTTCAACCCTTAAAAGCAACCCTAATAGCCGTAGAATGTTGGTCTCTGCTTGGAATCCCAGTGTATTGCCGGATACTTCAATCTCTTTTTCTGAAAATGTGGCGCAAGGAAAAGCCGCCTTACCCCCATGTCATGCTTTTTTTCAATTTTATGTGGCGGATGGTAAACTTTCCTGCCAATTGTACCAGCGTAGCGCGGATATCTTTTTGGGCGTACCTTTTAATATTGCCTCTTATGCATTATTTACTCTAATGATAGCACAGGTCTGCGGTTACCAACCCGGGGATTTTATCCACACTTTCGGTGATGCCCATATCTATAACAACCACATGGAGCAGGTAGAACTACAATTAAGTCGTGAGCCAAGGTCTTTGCCCAAAATGAAACTCAACCCAACAGTTAAAGATATTTTCGACTTTACTTTTGATGATTTTGAATTGGTGGACTATAATCCACATCCCCATATTAAAGGGGTTGTTGCAGTTTAA